A genomic window from Vitis riparia cultivar Riparia Gloire de Montpellier isolate 1030 chromosome 16, EGFV_Vit.rip_1.0, whole genome shotgun sequence includes:
- the LOC117933624 gene encoding protein MATERNALLY EXPRESSED GENE 5-like isoform X5: MADPYWRYGEVRQPPPIPSLSAKRPRSDYDVPGGHDLPSYFSREDERAAHRSIRDSDSIGASYDRYLRNAQMPSYGGDSGRPLSGGITSHPVDDPRVVGVRGVDQGATVKSQSLGFSGGRPELPLPPDASSTLFVEGLPANCTRREVSHIFRPFVGYKEVRLVSKESRHSGGDPLVLCFVDFVSPAHAATAMDALQGNGFT, encoded by the exons ATGGCGGATCCTTATTGGAGGTACGGCGAAGTCAGGCAGCCGCCGCCGATTCCTTCTCTCTCCGCAAAACGACCTCGTTCTGATTACG ATGTTCCCGGTGGCCATGATTTGCCCAGTTATTTTTCTCGTGAGGATGAAAGAGCAGCTCACCGTTCAATTAGGGATTCTGATTCCATTGGAGCATCCTATGATCGTTACCTGCGCAATGCA CAGATGCCATCCTATGGTGGAGATTCTGGTCGGCCATTGAGCGGGGGAATAACTAGTCACCCTGTAGATGATCCACGTGTTGTGGGTGTTAGAGGTGTGGACCAAGGGGCAACTGTAAAAAGCCAGAGCTTAGGATTCAGTGGAGGAAGACCTGAGCTTCCCCTTCCTCCTGATGCTTCCAGTACATTGTTTGTGGAGGGCTTGCCTGCAAACTGTACCCGCAGAGAAGTATCTC ATATCTTTCGCCCTTTTGTAGGCTACAAAGAAGTGAGACTTGTGAGCAAGGAATCAAGACAT TCTGGAGGTGATCCATTGGTACTCTGTTTTGTTGACTTTGTGAGTCCAGCACATGCAGCCACTGCAATGGATGCTTTACAAG GAAATGGGTTTACTTAG
- the LOC117933624 gene encoding RNA-binding protein 1-like isoform X2: MADPYWRYGEVRQPPPIPSLSAKRPRSDYDVPGGHDLPSYFSREDERAAHRSIRDSDSIGASYDRYLRNAMPSYGGDSGRPLSGGITSHPVDDPRVVGVRGVDQGATVKSQSLGFSGGRPELPLPPDASSTLFVEGLPANCTRREVSHIFRPFVGYKEVRLVSKESRHSGGDPLVLCFVDFVSPAHAATAMDALQGYKFDEHDRDSVNLRLQFARYPGARSGGGHRGKR; this comes from the exons ATGGCGGATCCTTATTGGAGGTACGGCGAAGTCAGGCAGCCGCCGCCGATTCCTTCTCTCTCCGCAAAACGACCTCGTTCTGATTACG ATGTTCCCGGTGGCCATGATTTGCCCAGTTATTTTTCTCGTGAGGATGAAAGAGCAGCTCACCGTTCAATTAGGGATTCTGATTCCATTGGAGCATCCTATGATCGTTACCTGCGCAATGCA ATGCCATCCTATGGTGGAGATTCTGGTCGGCCATTGAGCGGGGGAATAACTAGTCACCCTGTAGATGATCCACGTGTTGTGGGTGTTAGAGGTGTGGACCAAGGGGCAACTGTAAAAAGCCAGAGCTTAGGATTCAGTGGAGGAAGACCTGAGCTTCCCCTTCCTCCTGATGCTTCCAGTACATTGTTTGTGGAGGGCTTGCCTGCAAACTGTACCCGCAGAGAAGTATCTC ATATCTTTCGCCCTTTTGTAGGCTACAAAGAAGTGAGACTTGTGAGCAAGGAATCAAGACAT TCTGGAGGTGATCCATTGGTACTCTGTTTTGTTGACTTTGTGAGTCCAGCACATGCAGCCACTGCAATGGATGCTTTACAAG GTTATAAATTTGATGAGCATGACCGCGACTCGGTCAATTTAAGGCTTCAATTTGCTCGCTATCCTGGTGCGAGGTCAGGTGGCGGGCATCGTGGCAAGCGTTAA
- the LOC117933624 gene encoding RNA-binding protein 1-like isoform X7 has protein sequence MADPYWRYGEVRQPPPIPSLSAKRPRSDYDVPGGHDLPSYFSREDERAAHRSIRDSDSIGASYDRYLRNAQMPSYGGDSGRPLSGGITSHPVDDPRVVGVRGVDQGATVKSQSLGFSGGRPELPLPPDASSTLFVEGLPANCTRREVSHIFRPFVGYKEVRLVSKESRHSGGDPLVLCFVDFVSPAHAATAMDALQA, from the exons ATGGCGGATCCTTATTGGAGGTACGGCGAAGTCAGGCAGCCGCCGCCGATTCCTTCTCTCTCCGCAAAACGACCTCGTTCTGATTACG ATGTTCCCGGTGGCCATGATTTGCCCAGTTATTTTTCTCGTGAGGATGAAAGAGCAGCTCACCGTTCAATTAGGGATTCTGATTCCATTGGAGCATCCTATGATCGTTACCTGCGCAATGCA CAGATGCCATCCTATGGTGGAGATTCTGGTCGGCCATTGAGCGGGGGAATAACTAGTCACCCTGTAGATGATCCACGTGTTGTGGGTGTTAGAGGTGTGGACCAAGGGGCAACTGTAAAAAGCCAGAGCTTAGGATTCAGTGGAGGAAGACCTGAGCTTCCCCTTCCTCCTGATGCTTCCAGTACATTGTTTGTGGAGGGCTTGCCTGCAAACTGTACCCGCAGAGAAGTATCTC ATATCTTTCGCCCTTTTGTAGGCTACAAAGAAGTGAGACTTGTGAGCAAGGAATCAAGACAT TCTGGAGGTGATCCATTGGTACTCTGTTTTGTTGACTTTGTGAGTCCAGCACATGCAGCCACTGCAATGGATGCTTTACAAG CTTGA
- the LOC117933623 gene encoding oligopeptide transporter 6-like, producing MAEIGEAAAMEAGVSYECPIKQVDVTVPKTDDPTIPVLTFRMWVLGLSSCIVLSFVNQFFWYRSQPLIISSISAQIAVVPIGHLMAKKITKRVFLKGSRWEFTLNPGPFNVKEHVLITIFANSGAGTVYATHILTAVKLLYKRNLTFIPALLVMTTTQVLGFGWAGLFRKFLVEPGEMWWPSNLVQVSLFRALHEKQKRPKGGTTRTQFFLIVFICSFTYYVAPGYLINMLTSFSWVCWLAPKSILVQQLGSGLEGLGIGSIGLDWSTISSYLGSPLASPWFATANVALGFCLVMYVMTPATYWSNVYNAKNFPLYSEMLFMSNGSRYNILSIIDSNFHLSKEQYVKSGPLNMSTFFAMTYGLGFATLSATIVHVALFNGSELWKQTKGAFGEKKMDIHTWLMKKYKSVPNWWFFVIHVVNIATIIFACEYYNDVLQLPWWGVLLACAIAFFFTLPIGIITATTNQTPGLNIVTEYVMGYMYPGRPVANMCFKVYGYISMTQALTFLADFKLGHYMKIPPRSMFMAQVVGTVVAVIVYVITAWWLMATIPNLCDTTMLPADSPWRCPMDNVFFDASVIWGLIGTRRIFGNLGAYSNVNWFFLLGAIAPLLVWLMHKAFPKKKWIPLIHMPVLLGSTAMMPPASAVNFTSWIIVGFLSGFVIFRYKPKLWERYNYVVSGGLDAGTAFMTILIFLTLGSRNISIDWWGNNPEGCPLASCPTAKGIVVDGCPVF from the exons ATGGCTGAGATTGGTGAAGCTGCAGCCATGGAGGCTGGAGTTTCCTACGAGTGTCCTATCAAACAAGTGGATGTCACAGTTCCTAAAACTGATGATCCCACTATTCCTGTTCTCACCTTCAGAATGTGGGTTCTGGGTCTGTCTTCATGTATTGTTTTATCCTTTGTGAACCAGTTCTTCTGGTACAGATCACAGCCATTGATAATTTCATCAATATCTGCACAGATTGCTGTTGTGCCTATAGGCCATTTGATGGCCAAAAAGATCACAAAGCGGGTGTTCCTAAAGGGTTCTAGGTGGGAGTTTACACTTAATCCTGGGCCTTTTAATGTCAAGGAGCATGTTTTGATCACCATTTTCGCCAACTCGGGTGCTGGAACTGTTTATGCTACTCATATCTTGACTGCAGTGAAGCTTCTGTATAAGAGGAACCTCACTTTCATTCCTGCCTTGCTTGTTATGACAACCACTCag GTGTTGGGGTTCGGCTGGGCAGGACTTTTCCGGAAATTTCTGGTTGAGCCGGGAGAGATGTGGTGGCCTTCTAACCTGGTTCAGGTTTCACTGTTCAG GGCTCTACATGAGAAGCAGAAGAGGCCTAAAGGTGGCACAACCCGGACTCAGTTCTTCCTCATAGTCTTTATTTGCAGTTTCACATACTATGTGGCTCCTGGGTATCTCATCAACATGTTAACATCTTTCTCCTGGGTCTGTTGGCTTGCTCCTAAATCCATTCTGGTGCAACAACTCGGGTCAGGCTTGGAAGGCCTAGGAATTGGCTCAATTGGGTTGGATTGGTCTACGATTTCATCATATCTAGGGAGTCCATTGGCTAGCCCCTGGTTTGCCACAGCCAACGTTGCCCTTGGATTCTGCCTAGTGATGTATGTGATGACACCTGCCACATACTGGAGCAATGTCTACAATGCCAAGAACTTCCCTCTATATTCTGAAATGCTTTTCATGTCGAATGGTTCACGTTATAACATTTTAAGCATCATTGATTCTAACTTTCATCTTAGTAAAGAACAATATGTGAAGAGTGGGCCTTTAAATATGAGCACCTTCTTTGCTATGACCTATGGTCTCGGGTTTGCCACACTTTCTGCTACTATTGTCCATGTCGCACTCTTCAATGGAAG TGAGCTATGGAAACAAACAAAAGGTGCCTTTggagagaaaaagatggataTACATACATGGCTAATGAAGAAGTACAAGTCAGTGCCCAATTGGTGGTTTTTTGTGATCCACGTTGTGAACATTGCCACTATCATATTTGCATGTGAGTATTACAATGACGTACTTCAGTTGCCGTGGTGGGGTGTCTTGCTTGCTTGTGCCATTGCCTTTTTCTTCACCCTTCCAATCGGCATCATCACTGCTACAACAAACCAG ACACCAGGTTTGAACATTGTAACAGAATATGTTATGGGGTATATGTACCCAGGCCGTCCTGTTGCCAACATGTGCTTCAAGGTTTATGGGTACATCAGCATGACTCAAGCTCTAACCTTTCTGGCCGACTTCAAGCTGGGCCACTACATGAAGATTCCACCTAGATCAATGTTCATGGCACAG GTGGTAGGAACAGTTGTGGCTGTAATTGTATACGTGATAACTGCCTGGTGGTTGATGGCAACCATTCCCAACCTCTGTGATACCACTATGTTGCCTGCAGACAGTCCATGGAGATGCCCAATGGACAATGTCTTCTTCGATGCCTCTGTTATTTGGGGGCTTATTGGCACTCGCCGAATCTTTGGAAACCTGGGTGCCTACTCGAATGTCAACTGGTTCTTTCTGCTTGGAGCCATTGCCCCTCTCCTAGTCTGGCTCATGCACAAGGCATTCCCAAAAAAGAAATGGATTCCCCTTATCCACATGCCAGTCTTGTTAGGTTCCACAGCAATGATGCCCCCAGCCTCTGCTGTTAACTTCACGAGTTGGATCATTGTTGGGTTCCTCTCTGGATTTGTAATCTTCAGGTACAAACCAAAGTTGTGGGAGCGCTATAACTATGTTGTTTCTGGTGGTCTTGATGCTGGAACTGCCTTCATGACCATATTAATATTCCTTACCCTCGGGTCCAGGAATATTAGCATCGACTGGTGGGGAAACAATCCAGAAGGATGCCCCTTGGCTTCATGCCCAACTGCCAAAGGAATTGTAGTTGATGGCTGCCCTGTTTTCTGA
- the LOC117933131 gene encoding protein yippee-like At4g27740 — protein sequence MGEFPGHRPTFSCRNCRNPVAFWQDLISKDFWGKSGRAFLFHHAMNIVVGEKEEKQLITGLFTIANISCSNCGELMGWKYVQAYEPRERYKEGKFIIERAKIVKEY from the exons ATGGGGGAATTTCCTGGTCATCGTCCTACCTTCAGCTGCAGGAATTGCAGAAACCCCGTTGCTTTCTGGCAAGACCTCATTTCTAAAGATTTTTGG GGAAAATCTGGGCGAGCATTCTTGTTCCACCATGCAATGAACATAGTTGTGGGGGAAAAGGAGGAGAAGCAACTCATCACTGGACTTTTCACCATAGCCAACATCTCTTGCAGCAACTGTGGAGAGTTGATGGGTTGGAAGTATGTGCAGGCTTATGAGCCAAGGGAGAGGTACAAGGAGGGGAAGTTCATAATTGAAAGAGCCAAGATTGTTAAGGAATACTAG
- the LOC117933624 gene encoding RNA-binding protein 1-like isoform X1 — protein sequence MADPYWRYGEVRQPPPIPSLSAKRPRSDYDVPGGHDLPSYFSREDERAAHRSIRDSDSIGASYDRYLRNAQMPSYGGDSGRPLSGGITSHPVDDPRVVGVRGVDQGATVKSQSLGFSGGRPELPLPPDASSTLFVEGLPANCTRREVSHIFRPFVGYKEVRLVSKESRHSGGDPLVLCFVDFVSPAHAATAMDALQGYKFDEHDRDSVNLRLQFARYPGARSGGGHRGKR from the exons ATGGCGGATCCTTATTGGAGGTACGGCGAAGTCAGGCAGCCGCCGCCGATTCCTTCTCTCTCCGCAAAACGACCTCGTTCTGATTACG ATGTTCCCGGTGGCCATGATTTGCCCAGTTATTTTTCTCGTGAGGATGAAAGAGCAGCTCACCGTTCAATTAGGGATTCTGATTCCATTGGAGCATCCTATGATCGTTACCTGCGCAATGCA CAGATGCCATCCTATGGTGGAGATTCTGGTCGGCCATTGAGCGGGGGAATAACTAGTCACCCTGTAGATGATCCACGTGTTGTGGGTGTTAGAGGTGTGGACCAAGGGGCAACTGTAAAAAGCCAGAGCTTAGGATTCAGTGGAGGAAGACCTGAGCTTCCCCTTCCTCCTGATGCTTCCAGTACATTGTTTGTGGAGGGCTTGCCTGCAAACTGTACCCGCAGAGAAGTATCTC ATATCTTTCGCCCTTTTGTAGGCTACAAAGAAGTGAGACTTGTGAGCAAGGAATCAAGACAT TCTGGAGGTGATCCATTGGTACTCTGTTTTGTTGACTTTGTGAGTCCAGCACATGCAGCCACTGCAATGGATGCTTTACAAG GTTATAAATTTGATGAGCATGACCGCGACTCGGTCAATTTAAGGCTTCAATTTGCTCGCTATCCTGGTGCGAGGTCAGGTGGCGGGCATCGTGGCAAGCGTTAA
- the LOC117933707 gene encoding protein yippee-like At4g27745 translates to MAELTGPRLYSCCNCRNHVSLHDDIVSKAFQGRHGRAFLFSHAMNIGVGPKEDRQLTTGLHTVADIHCADCRQVLGWKYERAYEASQKYKEGKFILEKSKIVKENW, encoded by the exons atgGCTGAATTGACCGGCCCTCGATTGTATAGCTGTTGCAATTGTCGGAATCATGTGTCCCTTCATGATGATATAGTCTCTAAAGCTTTTCAG ggAAGACATGGCCGAGCATTTCTGTTCTCCCATGCTATGAACATTGGTGTGGGGCCTAAGGAAGACAGGCAACTCACAACCGGTCTCCACACCGTTGCTGATATCCATTGTGCAGATTGCCGCCAGGTGTTGGGATGGAAGTATGAACGAGCCTACGAGGCATCACAGAAGTACAAGGAAGGAAAGTTCATACTCGAGAAATCAAAGATTGTCAAGGAAAACTGGTAA
- the LOC117933624 gene encoding protein MATERNALLY EXPRESSED GENE 5-like isoform X4, protein MADPYWRYGEVRQPPPIPSLSAKRPRSDYDVPGGHDLPSYFSREDERAAHRSIRDSDSIGASYDRYLRNAQMPSYGGDSGRPLSGGITSHPVDDPRVVGVRGVDQGATVKSQSLGFSGGRPELPLPPDASSTLFVEGLPANCTRREVSHIFRPFVGYKEVRLVSKESRHSGGDPLVLCFVDFVSPAHAATAMDALQDFVGNGFT, encoded by the exons ATGGCGGATCCTTATTGGAGGTACGGCGAAGTCAGGCAGCCGCCGCCGATTCCTTCTCTCTCCGCAAAACGACCTCGTTCTGATTACG ATGTTCCCGGTGGCCATGATTTGCCCAGTTATTTTTCTCGTGAGGATGAAAGAGCAGCTCACCGTTCAATTAGGGATTCTGATTCCATTGGAGCATCCTATGATCGTTACCTGCGCAATGCA CAGATGCCATCCTATGGTGGAGATTCTGGTCGGCCATTGAGCGGGGGAATAACTAGTCACCCTGTAGATGATCCACGTGTTGTGGGTGTTAGAGGTGTGGACCAAGGGGCAACTGTAAAAAGCCAGAGCTTAGGATTCAGTGGAGGAAGACCTGAGCTTCCCCTTCCTCCTGATGCTTCCAGTACATTGTTTGTGGAGGGCTTGCCTGCAAACTGTACCCGCAGAGAAGTATCTC ATATCTTTCGCCCTTTTGTAGGCTACAAAGAAGTGAGACTTGTGAGCAAGGAATCAAGACAT TCTGGAGGTGATCCATTGGTACTCTGTTTTGTTGACTTTGTGAGTCCAGCACATGCAGCCACTGCAATGGATGCTTTACAAG ATTTTGTAGGAAATGGGTTTACTTAG
- the LOC117933624 gene encoding protein MATERNALLY EXPRESSED GENE 5-like isoform X3, producing the protein MADPYWRYGEVRQPPPIPSLSAKRPRSDYDVPGGHDLPSYFSREDERAAHRSIRDSDSIGASYDRYLRNAQMPSYGGDSGRPLSGGITSHPVDDPRVVGVRGVDQGATVKSQSLGFSGGRPELPLPPDASSTLFVEGLPANCTRREVSHIFRPFVGYKEVRLVSKESRHSGGDPLVLCFVDFVSPAHAATAMDALQGVLRFLIKHQIL; encoded by the exons ATGGCGGATCCTTATTGGAGGTACGGCGAAGTCAGGCAGCCGCCGCCGATTCCTTCTCTCTCCGCAAAACGACCTCGTTCTGATTACG ATGTTCCCGGTGGCCATGATTTGCCCAGTTATTTTTCTCGTGAGGATGAAAGAGCAGCTCACCGTTCAATTAGGGATTCTGATTCCATTGGAGCATCCTATGATCGTTACCTGCGCAATGCA CAGATGCCATCCTATGGTGGAGATTCTGGTCGGCCATTGAGCGGGGGAATAACTAGTCACCCTGTAGATGATCCACGTGTTGTGGGTGTTAGAGGTGTGGACCAAGGGGCAACTGTAAAAAGCCAGAGCTTAGGATTCAGTGGAGGAAGACCTGAGCTTCCCCTTCCTCCTGATGCTTCCAGTACATTGTTTGTGGAGGGCTTGCCTGCAAACTGTACCCGCAGAGAAGTATCTC ATATCTTTCGCCCTTTTGTAGGCTACAAAGAAGTGAGACTTGTGAGCAAGGAATCAAGACAT TCTGGAGGTGATCCATTGGTACTCTGTTTTGTTGACTTTGTGAGTCCAGCACATGCAGCCACTGCAATGGATGCTTTACAAG GTGTTTTGAGGTTTCTCATCAAGCATCAGATTTTGTAG
- the LOC117933624 gene encoding RNA-binding protein 1-like isoform X6 — MADPYWRYGEVRQPPPIPSLSAKRPRSDYDVPGGHDLPSYFSREDERAAHRSIRDSDSIGASYDRYLRNAQMPSYGGDSGRPLSGGITSHPVDDPRVVGVRGVDQGATVKSQSLGFSGGRPELPLPPDASSTLFVEGLPANCTRREVSHIFRPFVGYKEVRLVSKESRHSGGDPLVLCFVDFVSPAHAATAMDALQDYI; from the exons ATGGCGGATCCTTATTGGAGGTACGGCGAAGTCAGGCAGCCGCCGCCGATTCCTTCTCTCTCCGCAAAACGACCTCGTTCTGATTACG ATGTTCCCGGTGGCCATGATTTGCCCAGTTATTTTTCTCGTGAGGATGAAAGAGCAGCTCACCGTTCAATTAGGGATTCTGATTCCATTGGAGCATCCTATGATCGTTACCTGCGCAATGCA CAGATGCCATCCTATGGTGGAGATTCTGGTCGGCCATTGAGCGGGGGAATAACTAGTCACCCTGTAGATGATCCACGTGTTGTGGGTGTTAGAGGTGTGGACCAAGGGGCAACTGTAAAAAGCCAGAGCTTAGGATTCAGTGGAGGAAGACCTGAGCTTCCCCTTCCTCCTGATGCTTCCAGTACATTGTTTGTGGAGGGCTTGCCTGCAAACTGTACCCGCAGAGAAGTATCTC ATATCTTTCGCCCTTTTGTAGGCTACAAAGAAGTGAGACTTGTGAGCAAGGAATCAAGACAT TCTGGAGGTGATCCATTGGTACTCTGTTTTGTTGACTTTGTGAGTCCAGCACATGCAGCCACTGCAATGGATGCTTTACAAG ATTatatataa